A single window of Priestia filamentosa DNA harbors:
- the prsW gene encoding glutamic-type intramembrane protease PrsW encodes MLAIISAGIAPGLALLSYFYLKDEYETEPISVVLKTFIFGAVLVLPIMFIQYVMQEEQVLQGAFLNSFLTTSFLEEYFKWFVLYFTIFQHVEFDEHYDGIVYGAAVSLGFATAENILYLVANGVQDAFARAVLPVSSHALFGVVMGYYLGKGKFFGKSSRRKWLIYSLFIPILLHGMYDYILRTIDNWMVLMIPFMVFLWGLGLWKVKKAKKTKPPVSDFFTPS; translated from the coding sequence ATGCTCGCAATCATCTCAGCAGGCATTGCCCCTGGACTGGCGCTTTTGAGCTACTTTTATTTAAAAGATGAGTACGAAACAGAGCCAATCTCAGTTGTTTTAAAAACATTTATCTTTGGGGCAGTCCTTGTGTTGCCTATTATGTTTATACAGTATGTCATGCAAGAAGAACAAGTGTTGCAAGGGGCATTTTTAAATTCCTTTCTTACAACTTCATTTTTAGAAGAGTATTTTAAATGGTTTGTACTATACTTTACAATTTTTCAGCATGTGGAATTTGATGAACACTATGACGGCATTGTATATGGGGCCGCTGTTTCATTAGGCTTTGCTACTGCCGAAAACATCCTTTACCTTGTTGCGAACGGTGTGCAAGACGCTTTTGCCCGGGCAGTTTTACCTGTCTCGAGTCATGCTCTTTTCGGCGTTGTTATGGGATACTATCTTGGAAAAGGAAAGTTTTTTGGGAAAAGCAGCCGTAGAAAATGGCTCATATATTCTTTATTTATTCCCATTTTACTTCATGGAATGTACGATTATATCTTAAGAACGATTGATAATTGGATGGTATTAATGATTCCATTCATGGTTTTTCTATGGGGGTTAGGGCTATGGAAAGTTAAAAAAGCCAAAAAAACAAAACCACCTGTTAGCGATTTTTTTACTCCTTCTTAA
- a CDS encoding MerR family transcriptional regulator — protein sequence MASREGKYNIKAISQIVGVQPGTLRAWERRYNIVDPVRNDSGHRLYTDRDLKTIKWLTDKVNNGFTISQAVSLLEKEAVFSVEEEDTATTTSKIKEDLLRALLSFQETRAQQLMDQAFSLYSIEKVVIEILGSLLISIGDLWGKGKITSAHEHYASQLIKTRIGIILYSFPSPPIMPRAIAVCGPNERHEVGLLIFTLFLKMKGFEVIYLGSSVDNQDVKIVVGEVQPSLLFMSCTMKENQEETISLVKEVKREFPSLSIGLGGAAFSNVEDESILSFIVGDSKQEWEHWINIKLTEIQMQ from the coding sequence ATGGCTTCAAGAGAAGGAAAATATAATATAAAGGCAATTTCACAGATTGTAGGTGTTCAACCTGGAACATTGCGCGCATGGGAGAGACGATACAATATAGTAGATCCTGTCCGTAATGATTCAGGTCATCGGTTGTATACGGATCGAGACCTAAAAACGATAAAATGGCTAACAGACAAAGTAAATAATGGTTTTACAATTAGTCAAGCCGTTTCTCTACTTGAAAAAGAGGCTGTTTTCTCAGTAGAGGAAGAAGATACAGCTACAACAACCTCAAAAATCAAAGAAGACCTTTTGAGGGCTCTCTTATCTTTTCAAGAAACAAGAGCTCAGCAACTTATGGATCAAGCTTTTAGTCTTTATTCAATTGAGAAGGTAGTTATTGAGATTTTAGGGTCGCTATTAATATCCATTGGGGATTTATGGGGAAAAGGGAAAATTACAAGTGCCCATGAGCACTATGCATCACAGCTTATTAAAACAAGAATTGGGATTATTCTTTATTCATTTCCATCGCCACCAATTATGCCAAGAGCAATTGCTGTATGTGGACCAAACGAGCGTCATGAAGTTGGATTACTCATTTTTACGCTTTTCCTAAAAATGAAAGGTTTTGAAGTTATTTATTTAGGGAGCAGCGTCGATAATCAAGATGTAAAAATAGTTGTTGGAGAAGTTCAGCCTTCCTTATTGTTTATGTCATGCACAATGAAAGAAAACCAGGAAGAAACAATATCTCTTGTAAAAGAAGTGAAGCGGGAATTTCCTTCACTTTCAATCGGTCTTGGGGGAGCTGCTTTTTCAAATGTGGAAGATGAAAGCATCCTTTCTTTTATTGTCGGTGATTCAAAACAAGAATGGGAACATTGGATTAACATAAAATTAACAGAGATTCAAATGCAATAA
- a CDS encoding Glu/Leu/Phe/Val family dehydrogenase gives MVADKMQTNEHDDRDKNDVLKSTQTVIHSALEKLGYPEEVFELLKEPLRLMTVKIPVRMDDGSVKVFTGYRAQHNDAVGPTKGGIRFHPGVTEKEVKALSIWMSLKCGIVDLPYGGGKGGIVCDPRNMSFGELERLSRGYVRSISQIVGPTKDIPAPDVFTNSQIMAWMMDEYSRIDEFNSPGFITGKPLVLGGSHGRETATAKGVTICIREAAKAKGIELEGARVVVQGFGNAGSFLSKFMHDAGAKIVGISDAYGALHDPNGLDIDYLLDRRDSFGTVTKLFDSTITNKELLELDCDILVPAAIENQITEENANDIRASIVVEAANGPTTLEATKILSERGILLVPDVLASAGGVTVSYFEWVQNNQGYYWTEEEVEQKLETVMVKSFHNIYNISKTRKVDMRLAAYMVGVRKMAEASRFRGWI, from the coding sequence ATGGTTGCCGATAAAATGCAAACCAATGAACATGATGATAGAGACAAAAACGATGTATTAAAGTCAACTCAAACTGTTATACATAGTGCTTTAGAAAAGTTAGGGTATCCAGAAGAAGTATTTGAGCTTTTGAAAGAGCCTTTACGATTAATGACAGTGAAGATTCCTGTACGTATGGATGATGGCTCTGTGAAAGTTTTTACAGGTTACCGTGCACAGCATAATGATGCTGTTGGGCCAACAAAGGGAGGAATTCGTTTTCACCCGGGTGTAACAGAAAAAGAAGTTAAAGCGCTTTCTATTTGGATGAGTTTGAAATGTGGTATCGTTGATCTTCCTTATGGTGGTGGAAAAGGCGGTATTGTATGTGACCCACGCAATATGTCATTTGGTGAGCTTGAGCGCTTAAGTCGCGGCTATGTAAGATCCATTAGCCAAATTGTTGGACCGACAAAAGATATTCCAGCTCCAGATGTTTTTACAAACTCGCAAATTATGGCATGGATGATGGATGAGTACAGCCGAATTGATGAATTTAATTCTCCTGGTTTTATTACAGGAAAACCGCTTGTGCTTGGTGGCTCACATGGTCGTGAAACAGCAACAGCTAAAGGAGTAACAATTTGCATTCGTGAAGCAGCGAAAGCAAAAGGAATTGAACTAGAAGGAGCACGCGTTGTTGTTCAAGGATTTGGAAACGCAGGTAGCTTTTTATCCAAATTTATGCATGATGCTGGAGCTAAAATAGTAGGCATCTCTGATGCATACGGAGCTCTTCATGATCCAAACGGTCTTGATATCGATTATTTACTAGATCGACGAGATAGTTTTGGTACTGTAACAAAGCTTTTTGATAGTACAATTACAAACAAAGAGCTTTTAGAACTTGATTGTGATATTCTTGTCCCAGCAGCTATCGAAAATCAAATTACAGAAGAAAATGCAAATGATATACGAGCAAGCATTGTAGTTGAAGCTGCAAACGGACCTACAACGCTTGAAGCGACTAAAATTTTATCTGAAAGAGGCATTCTCCTTGTGCCAGATGTGCTAGCGAGCGCTGGGGGAGTCACTGTTTCTTATTTTGAATGGGTTCAAAATAATCAAGGTTATTATTGGACAGAAGAAGAAGTAGAGCAAAAGCTGGAAACAGTAATGGTCAAATCATTTCATAACATTTACAATATATCAAAAACGAGAAAAGTGGATATGCGCCTAGCTGCATATATGGTTGGCGTTAGAAAAATGGCTGAAGCCTCTCGTTTTAGAGGGTGGATTTAA
- a CDS encoding YpdA family putative bacillithiol disulfide reductase: MEKERVIIVGGGPCGLAASLALQAEGIDALVIEKGNIVNAIYHYPTHQTFFSSSAKLEIGDVPFITENRKPKRNQALAYYREVVERKQIRVNAFEKVVKVEKQSNGMFYVFTDKETYEAEKVIIATGYYDHPNYMNVKGEDLPKVFHYFKEAHPYYNCDVVVIGGKNSSIDASLELVKAGARVTVLYRGAEYSPSIKPWVLPEFEALVRNETVQMEFGANVKEITESHLTYVKGTEVHKIKNDFVFAMTGYHPDHAFLNKMGVKRDEETGRPHFNSETMETNVEGIYIAGVIAAGNNANEIFIENGRFHGGLIAKHIIS; the protein is encoded by the coding sequence ATGGAAAAGGAAAGAGTTATAATTGTTGGAGGAGGCCCTTGTGGACTAGCTGCCTCGCTTGCTCTGCAAGCGGAAGGGATAGATGCCCTTGTTATTGAAAAAGGGAACATTGTGAACGCAATCTACCATTACCCAACACATCAAACATTTTTTAGTTCAAGTGCAAAGTTGGAGATAGGTGATGTTCCTTTTATTACAGAAAATCGGAAGCCAAAGCGCAATCAGGCGCTTGCATACTATCGTGAAGTTGTGGAACGTAAACAAATTCGCGTGAATGCGTTCGAAAAAGTCGTTAAAGTGGAAAAGCAATCAAATGGAATGTTTTATGTTTTTACAGATAAGGAAACGTATGAAGCAGAGAAGGTAATCATTGCGACTGGTTACTATGATCATCCAAACTACATGAACGTAAAGGGCGAAGATCTTCCAAAAGTTTTTCACTATTTCAAAGAAGCACATCCATATTACAACTGTGATGTTGTGGTAATCGGAGGGAAAAATTCAAGTATTGATGCATCGCTTGAACTTGTAAAAGCAGGAGCGCGAGTGACAGTGTTGTACCGTGGTGCTGAATATTCACCAAGCATTAAGCCTTGGGTGTTACCAGAGTTTGAAGCCCTTGTTCGCAACGAAACCGTTCAAATGGAGTTTGGCGCGAATGTGAAAGAAATCACGGAATCGCATCTCACATATGTAAAAGGAACAGAAGTTCATAAAATTAAAAATGACTTTGTCTTTGCTATGACAGGATACCATCCAGATCACGCCTTCTTGAATAAGATGGGAGTTAAGCGTGATGAAGAAACTGGTCGCCCGCATTTTAACAGCGAAACAATGGAAACAAATGTTGAAGGAATTTATATTGCAGGTGTCATTGCAGCAGGAAATAATGCAAATGAAATCTTTATTGAAAATGGACGCTTTCATGGAGGTCTTATTGCCAAACATATTATTTCATAA
- a CDS encoding asparaginase: MRKIHIIHTGGTISMEEDQRGAVKPGDKHPLSDLSGLFDIEIDVQISEIFRLPSPHVTLAHMRQLAQGIEEAIQNGAEGVVVTHGTDTLEETAYFLDLVLQQNVPIVLTGAMRSNNELGADGPHNLFSAVEVALCKEAGDKGVLVVMNDEIHTAANVTKTHTSNVATFQSPQYGPIGIVTKRGVNFHHAPTSHDHFPITETKKNVILLKAYAGMDEQIFQALSSLKIDGLVIEALGQGNMPPQTVPQLQKYIEKGIPIVLVSRCFNGIAQDVYGYEGGGRMLKELGIIFSNGLNGQKARIKLALALETTSNHEVLSQYFTQ, from the coding sequence ATGCGAAAGATTCACATCATCCATACTGGCGGAACTATTTCTATGGAAGAAGATCAAAGGGGAGCTGTTAAGCCAGGTGATAAACATCCGCTTAGCGATCTTTCGGGTTTATTTGATATTGAAATTGATGTTCAAATTTCAGAAATTTTTCGTCTCCCATCCCCGCACGTAACACTTGCACATATGCGCCAGCTTGCACAGGGGATTGAAGAAGCAATCCAAAATGGTGCCGAAGGCGTTGTTGTTACACATGGAACTGATACACTTGAAGAAACGGCATATTTCCTTGATCTTGTGCTACAACAAAACGTCCCTATTGTACTAACGGGTGCAATGCGTTCAAACAATGAGCTTGGAGCAGATGGACCGCACAATCTTTTTTCAGCTGTCGAAGTTGCGCTTTGTAAAGAAGCTGGAGATAAAGGGGTTCTCGTCGTCATGAATGACGAGATTCATACTGCAGCTAACGTTACTAAAACACATACAAGTAATGTAGCCACATTTCAAAGTCCTCAGTATGGACCGATTGGAATTGTAACAAAGCGTGGAGTAAATTTCCACCATGCTCCAACATCTCACGACCATTTTCCAATTACAGAGACGAAAAAAAATGTTATTCTCTTAAAAGCTTATGCAGGGATGGATGAACAGATTTTCCAAGCTCTCTCTTCTCTTAAAATAGATGGACTCGTTATTGAAGCACTTGGTCAAGGAAACATGCCTCCTCAGACTGTACCGCAGCTTCAAAAGTATATTGAAAAAGGCATTCCAATTGTGCTTGTTTCCCGCTGTTTTAATGGTATTGCACAAGATGTGTACGGATATGAAGGCGGTGGAAGAATGCTAAAAGAACTTGGAATTATTTTTTCTAATGGGTTGAACGGTCAGAAAGCTCGTATCAAACTAGCCCTTGCATTAGAAACAACTTCAAATCACGAAGTTCTTTCTCAATATTTTACTCAATGA
- a CDS encoding DUF2663 family protein translates to MEKEIQALDHRTDEATKFVLQSVVKRKRKFDTLTKKEKKLQGLLLLLAVGIMGYTWFSLQTLEQLTFQSVLTHMLERSIYFMFILVIGSLFFYLKYVHEKCEKAEKEFHELRCEIIQKAGEYWPQPTRWEARQSVFAMMLKKFDVNLYHEHK, encoded by the coding sequence ATGGAGAAAGAAATTCAAGCGCTTGATCATCGTACAGATGAGGCGACAAAGTTTGTATTACAAAGTGTCGTGAAGCGGAAAAGAAAGTTTGATACGTTAACAAAAAAAGAAAAAAAGCTACAGGGGCTATTGCTTCTTTTGGCAGTCGGAATAATGGGGTATACGTGGTTTTCACTTCAAACTTTAGAACAGTTAACGTTTCAATCCGTTCTTACTCATATGCTTGAACGGTCTATTTATTTTATGTTTATTCTTGTGATAGGAAGCCTTTTTTTCTATTTAAAATATGTTCATGAAAAATGTGAGAAGGCAGAAAAAGAATTTCACGAACTTCGGTGTGAAATTATTCAGAAAGCAGGGGAATACTGGCCTCAGCCAACTAGATGGGAAGCGAGACAATCCGTCTTTGCAATGATGTTAAAAAAGTTTGATGTGAATTTATATCACGAGCATAAGTAG
- a CDS encoding genetic competence negative regulator, with the protein MRLERLNYNKIKIFLTFDDLTERGLSKEDMWNNSLKVQQLFRDMVDQASEELGFQPTQSLAVEVFALQAQGMVVILTTSSEDLSDQEDDDFMDDYIQMQVTLDENQDIFFEFSSFEDVIQLANRLSPLDVKSGTLYSYGKHFYLLVDTENEEDLDTETLVALLAEYGYPSTLTKYRVHEYGKMLLEKNALSFIAEKFSS; encoded by the coding sequence ATGAGATTAGAGCGCCTGAATTATAACAAGATAAAAATTTTCTTGACGTTTGATGATTTAACAGAACGCGGATTATCAAAAGAGGATATGTGGAACAACTCGTTAAAAGTCCAGCAGCTTTTTAGAGATATGGTTGACCAGGCAAGTGAAGAGTTAGGTTTTCAACCAACACAGTCGCTTGCTGTTGAAGTATTTGCTCTTCAAGCGCAGGGCATGGTCGTTATTTTAACAACAAGTTCTGAAGACCTCTCAGACCAAGAAGATGATGACTTCATGGATGACTATATTCAAATGCAGGTAACGCTAGATGAAAATCAGGACATTTTCTTTGAATTTTCATCGTTTGAAGACGTTATCCAGCTTGCAAATCGACTCTCCCCTTTAGATGTGAAAAGTGGTACGCTTTATTCTTATGGCAAACACTTTTATCTATTAGTGGACACAGAGAATGAAGAGGATTTGGATACAGAAACTCTTGTAGCGCTTTTGGCTGAGTATGGATATCCGTCAACGCTGACAAAATATCGCGTTCATGAGTATGGGAAAATGCTCCTTGAAAAGAATGCGCTATCGTTTATAGCTGAGAAATTTTCATCATGA
- a CDS encoding CPBP family intramembrane glutamic endopeptidase has translation MNTSKYSDRELIWSLYGTQGLLFLLTIGLVFFLHDQPGELGEYFQLDFRELFLFGMFPALVVVAVDLLLTINLPSHLYDDGGINRQIFRSRSFWHIIFLCLLISFVEELLFRGVIQAHIGLVGASIIFALIHVRYLTKPVLFSSVVLMSFMIGLLFWWTDNLLVTMMAHFVIDFVLALYIRYIEKEEHA, from the coding sequence ATGAACACTTCTAAGTATAGTGATAGAGAGCTGATTTGGAGTCTATATGGCACACAGGGGTTACTTTTTCTTCTCACAATTGGGCTCGTATTCTTTTTACATGATCAACCAGGAGAATTAGGGGAGTATTTTCAACTTGACTTTAGGGAGCTTTTTTTATTTGGCATGTTTCCAGCCCTTGTTGTTGTGGCAGTGGATCTTTTACTGACAATAAACCTGCCAAGTCATCTTTATGATGATGGAGGAATCAACCGCCAAATTTTTCGCTCTCGCTCCTTTTGGCATATTATCTTTCTTTGTCTTCTTATTTCCTTTGTAGAGGAACTGCTTTTTCGAGGAGTTATACAAGCGCATATCGGTCTTGTTGGAGCAAGTATTATTTTTGCGCTTATTCATGTTCGTTATTTAACAAAACCAGTACTGTTTAGCTCGGTTGTTTTAATGAGTTTTATGATCGGCTTGCTTTTTTGGTGGACGGATAACTTACTTGTAACAATGATGGCTCATTTTGTAATTGATTTTGTACTTGCTTTATATATTCGCTATATTGAAAAAGAAGAACACGCCTAA
- the sleB gene encoding spore cortex-lytic enzyme — protein sequence MIRFRKVRNILFVLFICQWVFIPTFSDKNVAKAFSNQVIQHGAVGNDVIELQSRLQYVGFYTGPIDGVFGWRTYWASRNFQYEFGMKVDGLVGPEMKRKLVAATKYHEGYVKEQIRKGRDFSHYGNVPLDQQTKKGKSESKGGGQAGGGAAKGGTSKGSANNAGQKGSGGANGNQSSPGGNQGTQQSATKTGNSNKPQAANVPDGYSQNDINLMANAVYGESRGEPYIGQVAVAAVIINRTESPSFPDTPAGVIFEPGAFTAVADGQIWLTPNETAKNAVLDALNGMDPTGNAEYYFNPDTATSAWIWSRPQIKKIGKHIFCR from the coding sequence ATGATTCGGTTTCGTAAAGTAAGGAATATTTTATTTGTACTATTCATATGTCAATGGGTCTTTATTCCAACTTTTTCTGACAAAAATGTAGCCAAAGCCTTTTCAAATCAAGTAATTCAGCATGGAGCTGTTGGTAATGATGTAATAGAGCTACAGTCAAGGTTGCAATATGTGGGATTTTATACTGGACCAATTGATGGAGTATTTGGATGGAGAACGTACTGGGCATCAAGAAACTTTCAATATGAATTTGGAATGAAAGTAGACGGATTAGTAGGGCCTGAAATGAAGAGAAAACTTGTTGCTGCAACAAAATATCATGAAGGATATGTAAAAGAGCAAATCCGAAAAGGACGAGATTTTTCACATTATGGAAATGTGCCGCTTGATCAACAGACAAAAAAAGGAAAAAGTGAATCAAAAGGAGGCGGACAGGCTGGCGGAGGTGCTGCCAAAGGTGGAACGTCTAAAGGAAGCGCAAATAACGCTGGACAAAAAGGAAGTGGTGGAGCTAATGGAAATCAATCATCCCCTGGTGGAAACCAAGGGACACAGCAATCTGCTACAAAAACAGGAAACTCTAATAAACCACAAGCAGCAAATGTTCCTGATGGGTATTCACAAAATGACATTAATTTGATGGCCAATGCTGTCTACGGAGAATCTCGAGGTGAACCATATATCGGTCAAGTTGCTGTTGCAGCTGTTATTATCAACCGTACAGAAAGCCCATCGTTCCCTGATACTCCAGCAGGCGTCATTTTTGAACCTGGGGCCTTTACAGCGGTTGCTGATGGTCAAATTTGGCTTACTCCAAACGAAACGGCTAAGAATGCGGTTCTAGATGCTTTAAACGGCATGGACCCAACAGGAAACGCAGAATATTATTTTAATCCAGATACTGCTACAAGTGCATGGATATGGTCAAGACCGCAAATTAAGAAAATAGGGAAACATATATTCTGTAGATAA
- a CDS encoding metallophosphoesterase → MKFIFSIVLFPVALLGYMWKNAFENRVVYHTFRFPQFPAREKLRLFFISDVHKRKIDDKLIEKMKDEVDAVVIGGDLTEEEVPFLQVAENVQKLKSLAPVYFVWGNNDYEAGEDELSELLEENSVTVLRNEAKSYLLKENSIDFIGVEDVSKRKADLEKAVQGAKAPFRLLLSHNPFIMRRIKEEMNISLVLSGHTHGGQIRFFGWGPYEHGGVYTRNGTTILISNGYGTTKVPLRLGAKPQTHHITITS, encoded by the coding sequence GTGAAGTTTATATTTTCCATTGTGTTGTTTCCAGTTGCTTTATTAGGATACATGTGGAAAAATGCATTTGAAAACCGAGTTGTATATCATACGTTCCGTTTCCCGCAGTTTCCCGCTCGTGAAAAACTGCGTCTTTTTTTTATTTCTGATGTTCATAAAAGGAAAATAGATGACAAACTCATTGAGAAAATGAAGGATGAGGTGGACGCTGTTGTTATAGGGGGAGACTTAACGGAAGAGGAAGTGCCTTTTCTTCAAGTAGCAGAAAATGTGCAAAAACTAAAAAGCTTAGCACCTGTTTATTTTGTATGGGGAAATAATGATTATGAAGCAGGAGAAGATGAGCTTTCAGAGTTGCTTGAAGAAAACAGTGTAACTGTCCTTCGTAATGAAGCAAAGTCGTATCTGTTGAAAGAGAATTCGATTGATTTCATTGGTGTGGAAGATGTTTCAAAACGGAAGGCAGATTTAGAAAAAGCTGTTCAAGGTGCAAAAGCTCCTTTTCGTTTACTTTTGAGCCATAATCCTTTCATTATGAGAAGGATAAAGGAGGAGATGAATATTTCTCTCGTTTTGAGCGGTCATACACACGGAGGACAAATTCGCTTTTTTGGATGGGGACCTTACGAGCATGGAGGAGTTTATACAAGAAATGGAACAACTATTTTAATAAGTAATGGATATGGTACAACGAAGGTACCTCTAAGGCTTGGCGCGAAGCCTCAGACACACCATATTACAATTACAAGCTAA